Proteins from a genomic interval of Drosophila melanogaster chromosome 2R:
- the CG8407 gene encoding uncharacterized protein, isoform A, which translates to MADEEAGKEGEKKIVHVYPLVKHTDMNEEMRIEAIELSITACEKYSSNYEHAAKIIKENMDKKFGIYWHVVVGEGFGFEVSYETENILYLFFAGNLAIVLWKCS; encoded by the exons ATGGCAGACGAGGAGGCCGGCAAGGAGGGCGAGAAGAAAATCGTGCACGTTTATCCTCTGGTTAAG CACACCGATATGAACGAGGAGATGCGGATAGAGGCCATTGAACTGTCCATTACCGCCTGCGAGAAATACTCATCGAACTACGAG CACGCTGCCAAAATCATCAAGGAGAACATGGACAAGAAGTTCGGCATCTACTGGCATGTGGTCGTGGGCGAAGGGTTCGGCTTTGAGGTCTCCTACGAGACGGAGAACATTCTTTATCTGTTCTTCGCCGGCAACCTGGCCATCGTGCTGTGGAAGTGCTCCTGA